The following coding sequences lie in one Streptomyces venezuelae genomic window:
- a CDS encoding glutamate-5-semialdehyde dehydrogenase, with product MTSLSPVSPYDNLSPVAQTAYRARGAAATLAPLPRSAKDDALLAIADALEVRTAEIVEANGKDTERAREAGTSESIVDRLTLTPERVRAIAADVRDVAALPDPVGEVVRGSTLPNGIDLRQVRVPLGVVGIIYEARPNVTVDAAALCLKSGNAVLLRGSSSAYGSNTALVRVLRDAVHGAGLPADAVQLVPGENRDSVRELMRARGLVDVLIPRGGASLIKTVVEESTVPVIETGTGNCHVYVDAAADIDMAVDILINSKAQRPSVCNAAETLLVHRDIADAFLPRALDALAEAGVTVHADERVITYAEGSKATVVPAATEDWETEYLSYDIAAAVVDTLEQAVEHIRLWTSGHTEAIVTTSQQAARRFTQLVDSTTVAVNASTRFTDGGQFGFGAEIGISTQKLHARGPMGLPELTSTKYIVTGDGHIR from the coding sequence ATGACGTCGCTCTCTCCCGTCTCGCCCTACGACAACCTCTCGCCGGTCGCCCAGACCGCCTACCGCGCCCGCGGCGCCGCCGCCACGCTCGCCCCGCTGCCGCGCTCCGCCAAGGACGACGCGCTGCTCGCGATCGCGGACGCGCTCGAGGTGCGGACCGCCGAGATCGTCGAGGCCAACGGCAAGGACACGGAGCGCGCCCGCGAGGCCGGCACCAGCGAGTCCATCGTCGACCGGCTCACCCTCACCCCCGAGCGGGTCCGCGCCATCGCCGCCGACGTGCGCGACGTGGCCGCCCTGCCCGACCCGGTCGGAGAGGTCGTCCGCGGCTCGACGCTCCCCAACGGCATCGACCTGCGCCAGGTCCGTGTCCCGCTCGGCGTCGTCGGGATCATCTACGAGGCCAGGCCCAACGTCACCGTGGACGCGGCGGCCCTCTGCCTCAAGTCCGGCAACGCCGTCCTGCTCCGCGGCTCGTCCTCGGCGTACGGGTCGAACACGGCCCTCGTGCGCGTCCTGCGCGACGCCGTGCACGGCGCAGGACTGCCCGCCGACGCCGTCCAGCTCGTCCCGGGCGAGAACCGCGACTCCGTGCGCGAGCTCATGCGCGCCCGCGGCCTGGTCGACGTCCTCATCCCGCGCGGTGGCGCCTCCCTGATCAAGACGGTCGTCGAGGAGTCCACCGTCCCCGTCATCGAGACCGGCACCGGCAACTGCCACGTCTACGTGGACGCCGCCGCCGACATCGACATGGCCGTCGACATCCTCATCAACTCCAAGGCGCAGCGCCCCAGCGTCTGCAACGCCGCCGAGACCCTGCTCGTGCACCGCGACATCGCCGACGCGTTCCTGCCGCGCGCCCTGGACGCCCTCGCCGAGGCCGGCGTCACCGTCCACGCCGACGAGCGCGTCATCACGTACGCCGAGGGCAGCAAGGCCACCGTCGTCCCCGCGGCCACCGAGGACTGGGAGACCGAGTACCTGTCGTACGACATCGCGGCCGCCGTCGTCGACACGCTGGAGCAGGCCGTCGAGCACATCCGGCTGTGGACCTCCGGGCACACCGAGGCGATCGTCACCACCTCGCAGCAGGCCGCCCGCCGCTTCACCCAACTCGTCGACTCCACCACGGTCGCCGTGAACGCCTCGACGCGCTTCACCGACGGCGGCCAGTTCGGCTTCGGCGCCGAGATCGGCATCTCCACCCAGAAGCTGCACGCGCGTGGCCCGATGGGACTGCCCGAGCTGACCTCCACCAAGTACATCGTCACGGGCGACGGCCACATCCGCTGA
- the proB gene encoding glutamate 5-kinase, producing the protein MASARQSVAEARRVVVKVGSSSLTTASGGLDADRVDALVDVLAKSRDGGLREIVLVSSGAIAAGLSPLGLVRRPKDLARQQAAASVGQGLLVARYTASFARYGVRVGQVLLTSDDMARRAHHRNASRTLDQLLAMGALPIVNENDTVATDEIRFGDNDRLAALVAHLVHADLLVLLSDVDGLYDGDPAKPGTSRIDEVRGPTDMAHVEIGSAGKAGVGTGGMVTKVEAARIAAAAGIPVVLTSASHAGDALAGRATGTYFHRTGRRSADRLLWLQHASEPRGALTLDDGAVRAVVEGRKSLLPAGIAAVEGDFTAGDPVELRDAAGRAVARGLVNFDAKEIPLLIGRSTRDLAKELGPAYEREVVHRDDLVLLPG; encoded by the coding sequence GTGGCATCGGCAAGGCAGTCAGTGGCAGAGGCCCGGCGGGTCGTCGTCAAGGTCGGGTCGTCGTCCCTGACCACCGCATCGGGGGGCCTGGACGCGGACCGTGTCGACGCCCTCGTCGACGTGCTCGCCAAGAGCCGCGACGGCGGCCTGCGCGAGATCGTGCTCGTCTCCTCCGGCGCCATCGCCGCCGGACTCTCCCCGCTCGGCCTCGTGCGCCGCCCCAAGGACCTCGCACGCCAGCAGGCAGCGGCCAGCGTCGGCCAGGGCCTGCTCGTGGCCCGCTACACCGCCTCCTTCGCGCGCTACGGCGTCCGCGTCGGACAGGTCCTCCTCACCTCCGACGACATGGCCCGCAGGGCACACCACCGCAACGCCTCGCGCACCCTCGACCAGCTGCTCGCCATGGGCGCGCTGCCCATCGTGAACGAGAACGACACCGTCGCGACCGACGAGATCCGCTTCGGCGACAACGACCGGCTCGCCGCCCTCGTCGCGCACCTCGTCCACGCCGACCTCCTCGTCCTCCTCTCCGACGTGGACGGCCTCTACGACGGCGACCCAGCGAAGCCCGGCACCTCCCGCATCGACGAGGTCAGGGGCCCCACCGACATGGCGCACGTCGAGATCGGCAGCGCGGGCAAGGCCGGCGTCGGCACCGGCGGCATGGTCACCAAGGTCGAGGCGGCCCGGATCGCCGCCGCCGCGGGCATCCCCGTCGTCCTGACCTCCGCCAGCCACGCCGGGGACGCCCTCGCGGGCCGCGCCACCGGTACGTACTTCCACCGCACCGGCCGCCGCTCCGCCGACCGCCTCCTGTGGCTGCAGCACGCCTCCGAGCCGCGCGGCGCCCTCACCCTCGACGACGGGGCGGTGCGCGCGGTCGTCGAGGGGCGCAAGTCGCTGCTTCCGGCCGGGATCGCCGCCGTCGAGGGCGACTTCACCGCGGGCGACCCCGTCGAGCTGCGGGACGCCGCGGGCCGTGCGGTGGCGCGTGGTCTGGTGAACTTCGACGCCAAGGAGATCCCGTTGCTCATCGGCCGCTCCACGAGGGACCTCGCCAAGGAACTCGGACCTGCGTACGAGCGGGAAGTCGTGCACCGGGACGACCTCGTCCTGCTGCCCGGATAG